The window CTGGCCGCGCGTCATGACGACGCCCTCGGCGAGCTCGTCGCGGAACTTGGCGGGAAGTATGAGCCGCCCTTTCTCGTCGAGCTTGGGCGAGTACGTGCCGAGGAACATGCACGCCCTCCTCTCGCCCGATCGCTCCGCATACCCCCACTTTACTCCACTTCACGCCACGTTCTGGGATTCACGACGTTTTCGAGGTGTGTCATCCTCCGGATTCGCTTGAAATCATACGGATCTCGAAGGTGGAGGGGATTTTTCGACCCGTGATACTGGAGGGACAGGAGTGAACAGCGCTCGGGTGGGCTCGGGCGGGCTCGGGGTACCCCGGGTGAGCACCGCGCGGCGAGCGACGCGTCGGCGCGTCACCGGAAGAACGCCCGCAGGCGGGGAGCACCCGGGGAGGAATGTGGAGGACCGCCCGGCGAGTGACGTGGAGGATCACCCGGGGAGGAATGTGGAGGACCGCCCGGGGAGCGACGTGGAGGAACACGCGGGGAGGAATGTGGAGGATCACCCGGGGCCGCGGAATGCGGACGTTCCGCCCGCGCGTCGACGCTGTCGCGTCGGCTCGGTCGCGCCGGCTCGCGAATCGAGCCGGAACGACGAAACGCGGGCCGGCAGTCCGTGGACTGCCGACCCGCGTCGAGGCGTGTGTGGCGGTGTACTACTCGTCGCCGCTCTGGCGGCGCTCCCAGCGCTCCTCGAGGTTGCCCATGAACGACCCCTTGGCCTTCGGTGCCCCGGACGACTTCGGATCGGGCGCGGATTCGGCCTGCGCCTGCGCGTCGCCCTTCCGCGGACGGAAGGCGAACACCACACCGATGAGCATGGCGACGAAACCGATCACGCCGACGACGGGCTGCTGGAGCGCGAGCCCACCGAGGACGATGCCGAGTCCGACAGCGACCGCGAGGACCGCGAGGACGACCGAGCGCGTCGAGACCCCACCCGACGAGCGGCCGGCGGTCGACACGACGTCGGCGTCGTTCTGATAGAGGTGTCGCTCCATCTCATCGAGCAGCCGTTGCTCTTGCTCGGACAATGCCATGTGAACCTCACACCTCTCGAATCCTGACGTGCCGCCGTCGGACCTCGGGTCCGTCTGATGCTCCATCCTAGGCGCGGGCGGCTGAGTAGAATAGAGAAGTGACTGACAGTTCCGTCCCACCGGGTGAGGTCGATGCGATAATCGCCGCTCGCATCGACGAGGCGATGACCGCGATCGCCCCCCTGGGCGCGGATGCGGTCACGTTCGTGGATCGAGCGAGAGCGTACACCCGGGGCGGCAAACGCATCCGTGCCGCATTCTGCATCGCGGGATACGAGTCCACCGGCGCTGCCGCCTCGAGTGCCGCACCCACCGCCGCGGCCGCCCTCGAGTTCTTCCACGCGGCCGCCCTCGCGCACGACGACATCATCGACCGGTCGGACACGCGCCGCGGCCTCCCGTCCGCACACCGCGCCTTCGAGGCACTCCACGACGATGCGCGATGGGCCGGGGACGGTGCACACTTCGGCACGAGCGCCGCGCTCCTGCTCGGTGACCTCCTCCTCGTCTGCAGCGACGAGCTCATGGTGGAGGCCGAGCAGCTGGTCCCGCCGGACGCCGGGCGCGCGGCCCGTGCAGAGTTCCGACGCATGCGGCTCGAGGTGTCCGCCGGCCAGTACCTCGACCTCGTCGAAGAGGTCGCGTGGCCGACCGTCCCGACCCCCGAACGGGCGGCACGGGCCATCACGATCGCCACGGCGAAGTCGGCCCGGTACAGCGTCGAGGCCCCGCTCGTGCTCGGTGCACGCCTCGGCGGCGCCGACGACGACGACATCGAGCGCATCCGCGCGTTCGGCCTCCCGCTCGGCCTCGCGTTCCAACTCCGCGACGACGTGCTCGGCGTGTTCGGCGACGAAGCCGTCACGGGCAAGCCCGCGGGCGACGATCTGCGCGAGGGCAAGCGCACGCTGCTCGTCGCGGACACCCTCGCACGGCTTGACGCCGATGCCGCCGCCGCGTTCGACCAGGACCTCGGCGACCCCGACCTCGATGACGCGGACGTCGAGCGATTGCAGGGGGTCATCCGCGCGAGCGGTGGGCTCGATGCGACCGAGCGACGCATCGAGGA is drawn from Pseudoclavibacter chungangensis and contains these coding sequences:
- a CDS encoding DUF3040 domain-containing protein, encoding MALSEQEQRLLDEMERHLYQNDADVVSTAGRSSGGVSTRSVVLAVLAVAVGLGIVLGGLALQQPVVGVIGFVAMLIGVVFAFRPRKGDAQAQAESAPDPKSSGAPKAKGSFMGNLEERWERRQSGDE
- a CDS encoding polyprenyl synthetase family protein, which codes for MTDSSVPPGEVDAIIAARIDEAMTAIAPLGADAVTFVDRARAYTRGGKRIRAAFCIAGYESTGAAASSAAPTAAAALEFFHAAALAHDDIIDRSDTRRGLPSAHRAFEALHDDARWAGDGAHFGTSAALLLGDLLLVCSDELMVEAEQLVPPDAGRAARAEFRRMRLEVSAGQYLDLVEEVAWPTVPTPERAARAITIATAKSARYSVEAPLVLGARLGGADDDDIERIRAFGLPLGLAFQLRDDVLGVFGDEAVTGKPAGDDLREGKRTLLVADTLARLDADAAAAFDQDLGDPDLDDADVERLQGVIRASGGLDATERRIEDWLGTGLAAIDAAGLRPESTTLLRDLAHRTARRDL